One window from the genome of Paracoccus zhejiangensis encodes:
- a CDS encoding TRAP transporter small permease: protein MSGAVQPDPDSNGGRPAPSALQGIVRALDVSGQVICVGTLIILFVALMVNVVLRYVSGQGLGWAYDIHAILLPWMIAGGVVIATVYSRNIAITILPDLLSEQGRKLLFIIMTALTLLISVFVVWSSFPIIRAAQFQKITALGGISQLWGYASLVYGFGGIAVICACDLIAVTMGRVLRDVETASSLS from the coding sequence ATGAGCGGCGCGGTGCAACCGGACCCCGACAGCAACGGAGGGCGCCCCGCGCCCTCTGCCCTGCAGGGGATCGTGCGGGCGCTGGATGTCTCGGGGCAGGTGATCTGCGTCGGCACGCTGATCATCCTCTTCGTGGCGCTGATGGTGAACGTGGTGCTGCGCTATGTCTCGGGGCAGGGGCTGGGCTGGGCCTATGACATCCACGCCATCCTGCTGCCCTGGATGATCGCCGGCGGGGTGGTGATCGCCACGGTCTACAGCCGCAACATCGCCATTACCATCCTGCCGGACCTGCTGTCGGAACAGGGCAGGAAGCTGCTGTTCATCATCATGACGGCGCTGACGCTGCTGATCTCGGTCTTCGTGGTCTGGTCGTCCTTCCCGATCATCCGCGCCGCGCAGTTCCAGAAAATCACCGCCCTTGGCGGCATCAGCCAGCTCTGGGGCTATGCCAGCCTTGTCTATGGCTTCGGTGGCATTGCCGTCATCTGCGCCTGCGACCTGATCGCGGTGACGATGGGCCGGGTGCTGCGCGATGTCGAAACCGCTTCGAGCCTCAGCTGA